From the genome of Streptomyces sp. NBC_01116, one region includes:
- a CDS encoding TatD family hydrolase gives MSRTEAPPLPEPLRVPVADSHTHLDMQDSTVEEALARAAAVNVTAVVQVGCDVAGSRWAADTAAAHPAVHASVALHPNEAPRIVHGYAEGTAGTARQGSREPGGRAALDEALAEIDALAALDHVRGVGETGLDFFRTGPEGVAAQEESFRAHIEIAKRHGKALVIHDRDAHEDVLRVLADAGAPERTVFHCYSGDADMARTCARAGYFMSFAGNVTFKNAQPLRDALAVAPTELVLVETDAPFLTPAPYRGRPNAPYLIPVTLRAMAEVKGLDEDVLAAAVYDNTARAFDF, from the coding sequence ATGAGCCGTACCGAAGCCCCGCCGCTGCCCGAGCCCCTGCGGGTTCCGGTCGCCGACTCCCACACCCATCTGGACATGCAGGACTCCACCGTCGAGGAGGCCCTCGCCCGGGCCGCCGCGGTGAACGTGACAGCCGTCGTCCAGGTCGGCTGCGATGTGGCCGGCTCCCGCTGGGCCGCCGACACCGCGGCCGCCCACCCCGCCGTCCACGCCTCGGTCGCCCTGCACCCCAACGAGGCCCCGCGCATCGTCCACGGGTACGCCGAGGGCACCGCCGGCACCGCGCGGCAGGGGTCGCGGGAGCCCGGCGGCAGGGCGGCGCTGGACGAGGCGCTCGCGGAGATCGACGCGCTGGCCGCCCTCGACCACGTGCGCGGGGTCGGCGAGACGGGCCTGGACTTCTTCCGCACCGGACCCGAGGGCGTCGCCGCCCAGGAGGAGTCCTTCCGGGCCCACATCGAGATCGCCAAGCGGCACGGCAAGGCCCTGGTCATCCATGACCGCGACGCGCACGAGGACGTCCTGCGGGTCCTGGCCGACGCGGGCGCGCCCGAGCGGACCGTGTTCCACTGCTACTCCGGCGACGCCGACATGGCCCGGACCTGCGCGCGGGCCGGGTACTTCATGTCCTTCGCGGGCAACGTGACCTTCAAGAACGCCCAGCCGCTGCGGGACGCCCTGGCCGTCGCCCCGACCGAGCTGGTCCTGGTCGAGACGGACGCGCCGTTCCTCACCCCCGCCCCGTACCGCGGCCGGCCCAACGCGCCGTACCTCATTCCGGTCACGCTCCGTGCCATGGCCGAGGTGAAGGGCCTGGACGAGGACGTGCTGGCCGCCGCGGTCTACGACAACACCGCGCGCGCGTTCGACTTCTGA
- the rsmA gene encoding 16S rRNA (adenine(1518)-N(6)/adenine(1519)-N(6))-dimethyltransferase RsmA yields the protein MSSTEPDALLGPADIRDLAAKLGVRPTKQRGQNFVIDANTVRRIVRTAEVRPDDTVVEVGPGLGSLTLALLEAADRVVAVEIDDVLAAALPATVHARMPERADRFALVHSDAMLVTELPGPAPTALVANLPYNVAVPVLLTMLERFPSIERTLVMVQAEVADRLAARPGNKVYGVPSVKANWYADVKRAGSIGRTVFWPAPNVDSGLVSLVRRTEPIATTASRAEVFAVVDAAFAQRRKTLRAALSGWAGSAPAAEAALVAAGISPQARGEALTVEEFAAIAENKPEAAA from the coding sequence GTGAGCAGCACAGAGCCCGACGCCCTCCTGGGCCCCGCAGACATCCGCGATCTGGCCGCGAAGCTGGGCGTACGCCCCACCAAGCAGCGCGGTCAGAACTTCGTCATCGACGCCAACACCGTCCGCCGCATCGTGCGCACGGCCGAGGTCCGCCCGGACGACACCGTCGTCGAGGTCGGCCCCGGGCTCGGCTCGCTGACCCTGGCGCTGCTGGAGGCGGCGGACCGCGTCGTCGCCGTCGAGATCGACGACGTGCTCGCCGCCGCGCTGCCCGCCACGGTCCACGCCCGGATGCCGGAGCGCGCCGACCGCTTCGCCCTGGTCCACTCCGACGCGATGCTGGTCACCGAGCTGCCGGGCCCGGCCCCCACCGCGCTCGTGGCGAACCTCCCGTACAACGTCGCCGTGCCCGTCCTGCTGACCATGCTGGAGCGCTTCCCCAGCATCGAGCGGACCCTCGTCATGGTCCAGGCCGAGGTCGCCGACCGGCTGGCCGCCCGCCCCGGCAACAAGGTCTACGGCGTGCCGTCGGTGAAGGCCAACTGGTACGCGGACGTCAAGCGCGCCGGGTCCATCGGCCGCACCGTCTTCTGGCCCGCCCCGAACGTCGACTCCGGACTCGTCTCCCTGGTCCGGCGCACCGAGCCCATCGCCACCACCGCGAGCCGCGCCGAGGTCTTCGCCGTCGTGGACGCCGCCTTCGCCCAGCGCCGCAAGACCCTGCGCGCCGCGCTCTCCGGCTGGGCCGGCTCCGCGCCCGCCGCCGAGGCCGCGCTCGTCGCCGCCGGGATCTCGCCGCAGGCGCGCGGCGAGGCGCTGACGGTGGAGGAGTTCGCGGCGATCGCGGAGAACAAGCCGGAGGCGGCCGCATGA
- a CDS encoding 4-(cytidine 5'-diphospho)-2-C-methyl-D-erythritol kinase, which produces MSRARTGGAPVSKAVTVRVPAKVNVRLAVGAARPDGFHDLANVFLAVGLYDEVTAVPADELRITCSGPDAAQVPLDTTNLAARAALALAERYGVEPAVHLHIAKDIPVAGGMAGGSADGAAALVACDALWGTGASRDELLAICAELGSDVPFSLVGGAALGTGRGEKLAPIEVGGTFHWVFAVADGGLSTPAVYGEFDRLTADTEVPEPTASPALLAALRSGDSGALAKALGNDLQPAALSLRPSLADTLAAGTAAGALAALVSGSGPTTAFLVEDESAARKVADALTASGTCREARTAVSPAPGAKAI; this is translated from the coding sequence ATGAGCCGCGCGCGAACCGGAGGAGCCCCCGTGAGCAAGGCCGTCACCGTCCGCGTCCCCGCCAAGGTCAACGTGCGGCTCGCCGTGGGCGCCGCCCGCCCCGACGGCTTCCACGACCTGGCCAACGTCTTCCTCGCCGTCGGCCTGTACGACGAGGTCACCGCGGTCCCCGCCGACGAGCTGCGCATCACCTGCTCGGGCCCGGACGCCGCCCAGGTCCCGCTGGACACCACCAACCTCGCCGCCCGCGCCGCCCTCGCGCTCGCCGAGCGGTACGGCGTCGAGCCCGCCGTCCACCTGCACATCGCCAAGGACATCCCGGTCGCGGGCGGCATGGCGGGCGGCAGCGCCGACGGGGCCGCGGCCCTCGTCGCCTGCGACGCCCTGTGGGGCACCGGCGCGAGCCGCGACGAGCTGCTGGCCATCTGCGCGGAGCTGGGCAGCGACGTCCCGTTCAGCCTGGTCGGCGGAGCCGCGCTCGGCACCGGACGCGGCGAGAAGCTGGCCCCGATCGAGGTCGGCGGGACCTTCCACTGGGTCTTCGCGGTGGCGGACGGCGGCCTCTCCACGCCCGCCGTGTACGGCGAGTTCGACCGGCTCACGGCCGACACCGAGGTCCCGGAACCGACCGCGTCCCCCGCTCTCCTCGCCGCCCTGCGCTCCGGCGACTCCGGCGCACTCGCGAAGGCCCTGGGCAACGACCTCCAGCCCGCCGCGCTCTCCCTGCGCCCCTCCCTCGCCGACACCCTGGCCGCGGGCACGGCGGCGGGGGCCCTGGCCGCCCTGGTCTCCGGGTCCGGGCCGACGACGGCGTTCCTGGTGGAGGACGAGTCGGCGGCCCGCAAGGTGGCCGACGCGCTGACGGCCTCCGGAACGTGCCGCGAGGCGCGCACGGCGGTGTCGCCCGCACCGGGCGCGAAGGCGATCTGA